GGTTTTAGGAGGTCAAACCGACGCTCCCATACCCGTATGACGTCTTTTGAGAGCCCGGTGAGTTTTGCAACTCTATGAATTCTATGAGTATTCATTTTACTAAACGCATTATATTTTAACGTCCAACGTTTGTCAAATAATTTACATTTTAACACTTGACACATTGGACAAGATGGTTTATACATTAGACATAGTTGATACAAACATTGAACAGCAACCTACGGAGGTGACCATGGCAACAGCGAAGGCAGCGGGAGCGAGAGTGGGCCAGCTGGAAATTCGAGAAGTGTTTTCTGCGGCCAAGCAAGGATCAACGTGCAGCAGATGTGGCGGGCTCATGGTGAGTGACTTCTGTATGGATCTGCTGAACTGCACCGGTGAACTGGAGTTTGCCGCGACGCGTTGCGTGCAATGCGGCGAAGTTGTCGATCCGGTCATTGAGCGTAATCGTCACCTTCGGCAGGACGCCATGACGGTTCGATGTGTCGCGAGGCCGGTTCAGACAATTTCGAGGCTAAAGGATTACAATAATTAGTTAAACCAACCAGGGGTGTTCCTGGTGTTTCCAAACCAAGGAGGTTTCTCATGCGGAGTCAAACGGTTCTTCAGATCGGATTGGGGGTGGCGTTAGTGGCTGGGACCATATCCATGGCGGCGGCGGAATCGCCTACCGGCGACAAGGATATGGTGTCGATCCCGAGAGGCGAGTTCACCATGGGGAGTCATGAACATTCCGATGAAGCGGCGCATCAAGTCGTCCTCGATGCTTACCTCATCGACAAGTACGAAGCATCGAATGCGCGGTACAAGGAATTTATGAAGGGGAGCGGCCATCCAGCACCGGCTTACTGGGACGATCCCCGGCTCAGCAAGGCTAATCAGCCGGTCGTCGGCGTAAGCTGGACCGACGCGGAGGCGTTCTGCAAGTGGGATGGGAAGCGTCTGCCGACCGAAGCCGAATGGGAGCGGGCTGCCAAGGGGCCGACAGGCGATAACCATTATCCCTGGGGCCACAAGCTCGATCCGAAGAAAGCCAACTATGGACAGAATGTGGGTCGCACGATGCCGGTCGATTCCTACCCTGAAGGCGTGAGCGGATTCGGGGTCTACAACATGGCCGGCAATGTATTCGAGTGGGTGAATGACTGGTATGACCCGAAGTCCTATAAGGACAGCCAGGCACTGAATCCCAAAGGGCCGGACAAAGGCTACAACTTCGCTAACCAGGGTGCGGTCAGAGTGCTGCGCGGCGGTTCCTGGCTTGCTCCCGAAACGTCTCTGCATACGAGCCACCGATTCTGGAATCAGCCGGAGAACAATTCCTACGGCGTGGGGCTCGGGTTCCGTTGCGCCAAGTCGGCTCAGACGGTTTCCGATGATGCCGTGCAGGCCGGTCGCGATGCTTTCATTCAAGCGTTAGTCGCGATGGGCGCGGAGAAGAATGCCGATGCGATGGCCTCCATCGAGAAGGCACTGGCTTCAGAACCGGGCAACAAGGAGTACCTGGCTACCCGTGATCTGATCAAGAAGAGCATGGGCATGAAGAAGAAATAACCACATCGACTGAAAGGGGGGCGGCGTTGCCGCCCCCCTGGCACCGAGCGTCACGCGGGAGGTTAATGATGAATCTTTCCAACACCATGACGGTAGCACTGTTTCTCACGGGGGCTCTGATACCCATCGGCGGAAGTGCGGCGGGAGAATCGTTGATTCCTCAGGATATGGTGTATGTCGCACACGGGCCTTCTGTGATGGGCATTGATAAAGAAGTGCCTGCGTCCAAGAAGTCCACCGCCTATGAGCGTCGAATGAACACGCCCTGGTCCGCCGATGCTTTGAACGATGAGGGGCCGGCCCACATGGTGTTTCTGGATTCGTATCTGATCGACAAGTATGAGGTGTCCAATAAGCAGTTTGGCGACTTCATGCGGGCGAAAGGCCATCCGGCCCCGGCCTACTGGGACGATCCCCGCCTTAACAAACCCGAGCAGCCGGTCGCCGGAGTGAATTGGGAGGATGCCAAGGACTTCTGTGAATATCGTGGCAAACGTCTTCCGACCGAGGCGGAATGGGAAAAAGCCGCTCGCGGACCCAAAGCCAATCTGTATCCCTGGGGGAATGAATTCGATCCGGCAAAAGCGAACTACGGCAAGAATCACGATGCCACGATGCCGGTGGATTCCTATCCGGAGAGCGTGAGCTACTACGGTGTGTACAATATGGCCGGGAATGTTTTTGAGTGGGTCGCCGACTGGTATGACCCCCGCTATTACGGCCGGCTCGAAACAATGGTGAATCCGACCGGTCCGGCTAAACCTATCTGGATGGGCGGGACAGGCACCTATGTGGATCGGTTGACGGTCGGAGAGAAGCGAGTCATTCGCGGTGGATCGTGGATCGCACCGGAGGGCACGGTCAAGGCCACCCACCGGTTCTGGAATCACCCGCTCAATAACAGCTATGGCGTGGGCCTGGGGTTCCGCTGTGCCAAGACCGCCCCGCCGGAAATCGAGCAGCAGATCAGGGACGCGTACATCACCGCACTTGTCGAGATGGGGCGCGAGCGGTTTTCGGACGCTCAGCAGGCCGTGGCGCGCGGCTTGGCTATTGACCCGAAGAATATCGAATTGTTGGAGCTCAGCCCGTTGATCGAGCAGTCGATGAAGAAGTCTTAAATGAATCGGCACCGTCCGTCGTGACGGTGGGATCGAGACGGAGGCGTAGACATGACACGGTACACAAGGATAGTCCTCGGAATTTCATTCAGTGCGTTACTGGGAGCGGCAACGGTCCAGGCCGGCCCTCTTGATCCGGCCCGCCATTCGCACCCGGACAGCGCCAAGGCGGTTCATGAAGCGGAACACGACGTGGATCACGCGTGGGAAATTTACCATCGCGCAGCCCTCGGGGGCACGGTGGCGTCGCCCGCACTGCAGGCTGAAATTGAGGAGCATTTGCACGAGGCCAGGACCCTCGTCACTCAGGCGCAGGAAGCGGCTGAGCGGGGGGATAAGCGTCAGGTGGATCGCCTGGTCGGCCAAGTCAAAATCCATACGACCCACGCCATTGAGGGGAGCAAGGAGCAGAAGAAATGACACCAGTTCTAGGCAGAAGAGGAGCAAGCCGGAGAGTCCTGGTGGGAATCATTGCCGTCGCTTGGGCGGTTATGCAATCGCCCGCTATGGCAGCGGCCCCGGCATCCAAGGAGCTTGACTCGGTTCCCATGGTGACGATTCCAGCCGGAGAATTCTTGATGGGCAATCCGGAAGGAAAAGGTCGAGCGGATGAGTGGCCGCAGCGATCTGTCTATCTCGATGCGTTCGCCATCGATCAAGTGGAAGTGACGAATGAACGGTACCTGGCTTTCGTCGCGACCACGGGCCATCGCAATCCTCCGAATCCGTACGGCACCGGTACGCTCCAGTCTGCGAAGGGGATCGAGCAACTTCCCGTCGTGCAGACGACCTGGTACGACGCCAAGGCCTACTGCAGTTGGGCCAAGAAACGCCTGCCGACCGAAGCGGAATGGGAAAAGGCCGCGCGTGGCACCGACGGCCGTCTCTTTCCCTGGGGTAATGAGCCGGCAACCATCAAACGTGCCAACTTTGATCGTGAATGGGAAGAGGAGAAGACCTTGCACCCGGTGGGGTCAATGCCCGACGGCGACTCGCCCTACGGAGTGAAGGATATGGCCGGCAATGCCCGGGAATGGGTGTCCGACTGGTATGACGCGGACTATTACAAACATGCGCCGGATCGGAATCCGCAAGGTCCTGACAAGAAGGGCGTGGTGCGCTCGATTCGCGGCGGCTCGTGGCACAGCCCGCTGGCCGACATCACGGCCTCAGCCAGAGGTCGCGGCGGATTTGCGCTGCAAACCCACGGCACAGGCTTCCGCTGTGCGCGCGGGCTCGAGGGTGAAGGCCAACAGAAATAGAAGGGTGAGGTGTTGCGTGAGCGAGCGAATCGATCAGCGGAGCGATGGAGAAATTCTGAGAGTGGTGTCTCTATCTTCTCAGAGCGGCGCCGCGACTCCGCACGGCGTCTCTCGCTGAGGTCGACAGGTCCCTCAATCCGGAGGGGCCTGTCCCCTCGGTCGGTAGCGGGGGCGGATTCACGGCACTGGCGCAGTCCCGTCGGGAGCCACGAGGAGCACAACATGATGACGATAATGATGTGGGTCATGACAGTCGGTGTGTTGACGTGTCTGGGACAAGGCGCACAGCGGCGACCGATGGTTGTGCTTCGGCGGCAGACCGAAACGAGACGGCCCTGCGGGCACTGAGCAACAGATGGGTGGCACCTTGTATTGGAATCGAGGGGTCCCATGGAATCCGATGGGAGACCAAACCAGCATCCAGTCTCTCTACACTCCGTCGACGACTACTGTGCGCGTTGCGGGGGGTTGATGGTTGTGGAGCACTACATCGACTTGCAGGACGACACGGGGCAGATCGGCTTGACCGCGTGGCGCTGCATGAGTTGCGGGGAAGTCATCGACCCCGTCATTCTTCAGAATCGTGAGAGACCGGCGCCGAATCTTTTGTATGGCACGAAGCAGCGAAAGTACGCGCAGCCAGTCGATCAGGGGGAATCTGATGGCTCCGGCAACCGGGAAGGCGACGACAGCGGGGGAGCATCCCGGCACAATTGATCCGCTCAGTTGTCAGGCGTGTTTCTGTGAATAAGGAGAAGGCGACCATGAACGTGGTGGTGACAGGCGGCACGGGATTCATCGGTCGGCCCTTGTGTCTGGCACTTTGCCGGGACGGTCATGCCGTCACGCTGCTGACACGCCGGCCGCCGGAAGCCCATCAGGTATTCGGTAGCGCAGTTACCGTTGTGGGGTGGAATAGTCGTGAGGGGGGAGCCTGGGAGAAGACCCTTGAGGCGGCCGATGCCGTGATCAACCTGGCCGGCGCCCCGATTGCCGATGCCCGCTGGACCACTGCGCGGAAGCGCCTGCTCACCGACAGCCGGGTGTCGACGACGCGCCTGTTGGTCGAAGCCCTGTCCCGCCGGCCCTTCAAACCCCGCACCCTGATCAGCGCTTCAGGCATCGGCTACTACGGTGCGAGCGACAATCGCATCTTGGAAGAGGGGGCCGCGCGCGGTGAGGGATTTCTGGCCGACCTCTGCCTTGAGTGGGAAGCGGCGGCGTTGGCGGCGGCATCGTTCGGGACTCGCGTGGTGATCGTGCGGACCGGAATGGTGCTCGAACAAGACGGCGGTGCGTTGCCCAAGATGGTGCTGCCCTTCCGGCTGTTCGCGGGCGGTCCGATCCTGCCGGGTACGCAGTGGGTGTCGTGGATTCATCGGCGCGATCACATAGGATTGATTCAGTGGGTGCTTGCGACGTCGAGCATTTCCGGTCCCGTCAATGCCGTCGCTCCCGGCGCTGTGACGATGGAGACGTTCTGCGATGCGCTCGGACAGGTGCTTCATCGTCCCTCCTGGCTGCCGGTGCCGGGGTTCGCGCTCAAAGCGGCTCTGGGGGAATTGGGGACATTGATGACGACCGGACAGCGGGTCAGCCCCGCCAAAGCGCTCGCGGGCGGCTATACGTTTCAGTATCCAACATTGGATCCGGCGTTGCGCGCGATTCTCACGAAGGCATGAAGGAGGACGGATCATGGATACCCTCATCCAGTTTGTCCATGCGTTAGCGGTGGCTATTCTGGTCGGCAAAGTGGTGCTCTTGTCCTTCGTGGTGGCGCCTATCCTGGCCAAGAATCTCGACCGGGAACCGTTCGGGAAAGTCGTGCGGCAGTTGTTTCCGGCCTATTACGGGTTGGGGATGGGGACCGCGGTTGCCGGGTTCATCGCGGTGAACGGACTGGTGGCGATGCATTCGAGCAGTGCAAGGTTGCTTATCGCCGGTGGGCTCTGGATCCTGGTGCTGGTGACCGAAGCCTATTGCCGCTCGACGTTGACGCCTCAGAGTAATGCCATACGGGATCGGCTGAAGGAACAGGAGTCGCAAGGAGCGATCGATCCGGTCCTTCAGGCCTCCTGGCAGCGGGTGCATCAACGGTCCGTTTATTTGAATTCCAGCGTGCTCCTTGCGGGCTGTGCCTTGATAGCGCTGATTCGTTAGTGATGATCAAATTAGAAGGAGGGACAACATGAACATGAGAACAGCATATCTGGCCGGATGTGTGATGTTGGGGCTGCTGTGCAGCATGGAGGTGCGCGCGGCGGAAAGCTCGGCGACGCCCTCCCCGTACGCCCATGGAGACGAAGCAGCGCTGCCGAACGGTGTCGTCGGGGTCTCGTTGCAGGTCGGGGCTGAGCGGATCGGCGATCCGGCGGTGCTCTATGTCGGTATGGTGCATCCGGAAGGCCCGGCCCATCAGGCGGGTTTGGCGCACGGAGACGAGATTGTGGCGGTGGATGGAACGGCTACGACCGGCAAAAGCTATGAGCAGGTGGTGAAGATGATACGCGGCACAGTCGGTACCGTGGTCAAGCTGGGCGTGAAGGGCGAGGGAGGCATGCGGGAACTGTCGATTACCCGCGTCGCCGGTGACAAACTTCCGAAGGGCCCGTCCGGATCGCACGGCGGTCCATCGAAATAGGAGTCGATCATGGTCTGTCGCAGGACGTGCATGGCCCTGTTTGCGTTGCTGGTGTTCCTGGGTCACGGGCCGGTGTCGGCCGAATCCGGAAGAGGGAGTGCTGTTACGATGCAGCCTACTCTCACAAAGGCGAATCTCTTTTTGGCAGCCGGCGATTATCGTCGTGCGCTCGAAGCCTGCCAGCGAGCTATCGATGACGATCCGTCGGCAGCCCATTACATCCACCTGACCTATGTGTATCAGGCGATCGATGCCTATTTGGAACATCTGTCGCAGGAAGAGCGATGGATGGCGGTCGAGCATCTCTACCTGAACCTGGCCTATCGCGACACCGAGGACCTAGTCGATCCTCCGGGAGGACTGGCCCGCATGGCCAAGGAAATGATCCAGGCCAGCGTGCGGCAACAGTCCGACGTGAGTGCGTCGATGGCCAATCGTCTGGATAAGGCCGAGTCGGACCGTCTCTGGGTGGAACAGACGCAGTGGCGGGCCGCGAATCCGAAAACCTGGTGGCAGGGAATGCCCGCCGCCTGGATGCGATAGGAGGGAAGGATGCGCGCACAGCCGGCGGGAGTGGATATCAAAATATGGGGCGGGTTGTTCCTGATCGTCGGCACGATGGATCTGATTGTCATTGTGCTATTCCCCGCCTATGCGCTCAAGCTGTTCGGGGCCAGTGTGTCGGGGCCGGCCTCGTTTCTGATCAAGCTCCACTCCCCTGCCGTGCATCTGTTGATCGGGTACGGGTTTCTTTGGCTGCGCCCGTGGGCCTGGGGATTGGGTTTGGCGTATGCCGGGTTTGGCATCGTCAGCGAGGTGATGAACCAGCTCGCGTTCGGATTCCATGTCGTGCGTTCCGGGTTCATCGCAACGACCCTTCTGTTTGCCTTCTATCTCATCTGGCGGCGTTCTGTCTTTGTCGATGAACCGATATCCGACAACAAACCGAAACGGGCCTCACAGGAGCTGCTCTGATGCGCGGCATCGTCTGGCTCAGGCGGGATCTCCGACTGCATGATCAACCGGCGCTGACGGCGGCCTGCCAGGAGTGCGATGAGGTCCTGCCGCTCTTTGTGTTTGATGAGCCGCTGCTCCGGTCCCGTGAGTTCGGTTCCGCCTGCGTCAACTTCATGCTGGGTTGCCTCCAGGAACTGTCGGCATCACTGGCCGGCCGGGGACTCGCGCTGCAGTGGCGATTGGGCGAGCCAGTGGAAGCAGTCCTGCAGTCCGCGCGCGAATGGAAGGCCGACGTCGTCTATTGGAATCGCGACTATGAGCCTGTGGCGATCGAACGTGACCGCCGGGTGCAGCTGGCGCTTGCCGAGCTGGGCATCCGCACCAGGACCTTCAAAGACCATGTGGTCTTTGAGGCGGAGGAGATTCGGGGCGCCACAGGAGACCCGTTGCAACGGTATAGTGCCTATCGTGCTCGCTGGTGGGCCAAGTGGCAGGCTTCGAAACCGGCACCTCTGGCGAGCCCCAGGTCCAAGGTATCGACCGCGGTTTCATCGCCATCCGCCACGCGTCCCCTTCCGTCTCCGGTAGAACTGGGGTACGACCGGGTCGTCCCATGGATCATTCCGGGCGAGCGGCAGGCGAGGTTACGGCTGCAGGAGTTTCTCGGGGAATCTGTCCACACGTATGGTGACGGGAGAAACCGGCCAGGTACGGACGGGAGCTCGCGTCTCTCTCCGCATTTCCGTTTCGGCACATTGTCGGTCCGCACCGCCGTTCATGAGGCCCTGGCTGCTCTCGCGAAAGGCGGACGCGTGTCGAGGGCGGACGTACTCATTTGGATCGACGAACTGGTCTGGAGAGAATTCTTTCAGCAGGTGCTCTCGGCTTTTCCGCGGGTGGCGAAGGGTCCGTTCCGTGACGTAGCCGTTCCCCCGGTCCGCGCACCGGGGCTCGAACGGGACCGGTTGTTTCAGGCCTGGTGTCAGGGGAAGACCGGGTTTCCGATCGTGGATGCGGGCATGCGGCAGTTGCATCAGACTGGCTGGATGCACAATCGGGTGCGGATGATCGTGGCCTCGTTCCTCATCAAAGATCTGCGCCTCGACTGGCAAAGCGGCGAGCGGTATTTCATGCAACAGCTGCTGGACGCCGATGTGGCGGCGAACAATGGAAACTGGCAGTGGTGCGCGGCAACCGGGACGGACGCAATGCGCGGGTATCGCATTTTCAATCCGGCGCTGCAAAGCAAGAAGTTCGATCCGGACGGCCACTACATCCGTGCGTACGTCCCGGAGCTGGCGCACGTGACGGGCAAGTGGATTCATGAGCCGCATCTGATGACGCCCGATGAGCAGGTTCGGGCGGGGTGCCGGATCGGCGTCGAGTATCCCTCGCCTCTTGTGGATCATGCGCAGGCCCGCCGGGAGTATTTGGATCTCGGCAAACACACGGTGACGACATGACGACCGGACCGCTCCGTCTCGGGATCAGCCGCTGTCTCCTCGGAGACGAAGTCCGGTTCGACGGAGGGCATAAGCGCGACAATTTTCTGACCGATGTGCTCGGCCCCTACGTGGAGTGGGTCCCGGTCTGTCCGGAAGTCGAGGCGGGACTGGGGACTCCTCGCGAGGCGATGCGGCTGGTGGGCGATCCGGCGCATCCCCGCCTTCTGACCATCAAGAGTGGCCGAGACCATACGCGGGCGCTGGAAAAGATGACCACGGGCCGCCTCGCGGACCTCGGAAATCTTGATTTATCCGGCTACGTCTTCAAGAGAGGTTCGCCGAGCTGCGGGGTCGAGCGGGTGCGAGTCTATACGGAACAGGCGATGCCGAGCCACAACGGCGTCGGGATATTTGCACGGGCTTTCATCGAGCACTTCCCGCTGATTCCGGTCGAGGAGGAAGGGCGGCTCTGTGATGCGCCGTTGAGAGAGAATTTTATCGAACGAGTGTTTTGCTATCGCCGCTATCAGGATCTGCTTCAGAACGGAGTCACGAGACAGGCGGTGGTGCGATTTCACACGATCCACAAGTATCTCCTGCTGGCCCATAGCGCACAGCACTATCAATTCCTCGGCCGCCTGGTCGGCCAGGCGGAGGATCATCGGCCCAAAGAGCTGGCCATCAAGTATGGGGAGCTGTTCATGAAGGCGTTAGCCGTGAAGGCGACGGTTCGCAAACATGTCAATGTGCTGCAGCACATTCTGGGCTACTTCAAGACGCAATTGGGGGCCTCGCAAAAAGCAGAGCTGTTGGGGGTGATCAGTGACTACCATCAGGGTCTGACGCCGCTGATTGTGCCGCTCACGCTGATCAAGCACTACGTGCATCTCTTCGACGTCGGCTATATCCGAGATCAGGTCTATCTCAATCCG
This portion of the Nitrospira sp. genome encodes:
- a CDS encoding SUMF1/EgtB/PvdO family nonheme iron enzyme: MRSQTVLQIGLGVALVAGTISMAAAESPTGDKDMVSIPRGEFTMGSHEHSDEAAHQVVLDAYLIDKYEASNARYKEFMKGSGHPAPAYWDDPRLSKANQPVVGVSWTDAEAFCKWDGKRLPTEAEWERAAKGPTGDNHYPWGHKLDPKKANYGQNVGRTMPVDSYPEGVSGFGVYNMAGNVFEWVNDWYDPKSYKDSQALNPKGPDKGYNFANQGAVRVLRGGSWLAPETSLHTSHRFWNQPENNSYGVGLGFRCAKSAQTVSDDAVQAGRDAFIQALVAMGAEKNADAMASIEKALASEPGNKEYLATRDLIKKSMGMKKK
- a CDS encoding SUMF1/EgtB/PvdO family nonheme iron enzyme, yielding MMNLSNTMTVALFLTGALIPIGGSAAGESLIPQDMVYVAHGPSVMGIDKEVPASKKSTAYERRMNTPWSADALNDEGPAHMVFLDSYLIDKYEVSNKQFGDFMRAKGHPAPAYWDDPRLNKPEQPVAGVNWEDAKDFCEYRGKRLPTEAEWEKAARGPKANLYPWGNEFDPAKANYGKNHDATMPVDSYPESVSYYGVYNMAGNVFEWVADWYDPRYYGRLETMVNPTGPAKPIWMGGTGTYVDRLTVGEKRVIRGGSWIAPEGTVKATHRFWNHPLNNSYGVGLGFRCAKTAPPEIEQQIRDAYITALVEMGRERFSDAQQAVARGLAIDPKNIELLELSPLIEQSMKKS
- a CDS encoding SUMF1/EgtB/PvdO family nonheme iron enzyme; translated protein: MTPVLGRRGASRRVLVGIIAVAWAVMQSPAMAAAPASKELDSVPMVTIPAGEFLMGNPEGKGRADEWPQRSVYLDAFAIDQVEVTNERYLAFVATTGHRNPPNPYGTGTLQSAKGIEQLPVVQTTWYDAKAYCSWAKKRLPTEAEWEKAARGTDGRLFPWGNEPATIKRANFDREWEEEKTLHPVGSMPDGDSPYGVKDMAGNAREWVSDWYDADYYKHAPDRNPQGPDKKGVVRSIRGGSWHSPLADITASARGRGGFALQTHGTGFRCARGLEGEGQQK
- a CDS encoding TIGR01777 family oxidoreductase, translating into MNVVVTGGTGFIGRPLCLALCRDGHAVTLLTRRPPEAHQVFGSAVTVVGWNSREGGAWEKTLEAADAVINLAGAPIADARWTTARKRLLTDSRVSTTRLLVEALSRRPFKPRTLISASGIGYYGASDNRILEEGAARGEGFLADLCLEWEAAALAAASFGTRVVIVRTGMVLEQDGGALPKMVLPFRLFAGGPILPGTQWVSWIHRRDHIGLIQWVLATSSISGPVNAVAPGAVTMETFCDALGQVLHRPSWLPVPGFALKAALGELGTLMTTGQRVSPAKALAGGYTFQYPTLDPALRAILTKA
- a CDS encoding DUF4149 domain-containing protein, yielding MDTLIQFVHALAVAILVGKVVLLSFVVAPILAKNLDREPFGKVVRQLFPAYYGLGMGTAVAGFIAVNGLVAMHSSSARLLIAGGLWILVLVTEAYCRSTLTPQSNAIRDRLKEQESQGAIDPVLQASWQRVHQRSVYLNSSVLLAGCALIALIR
- a CDS encoding PDZ domain-containing protein, with the translated sequence MRTAYLAGCVMLGLLCSMEVRAAESSATPSPYAHGDEAALPNGVVGVSLQVGAERIGDPAVLYVGMVHPEGPAHQAGLAHGDEIVAVDGTATTGKSYEQVVKMIRGTVGTVVKLGVKGEGGMRELSITRVAGDKLPKGPSGSHGGPSK
- a CDS encoding deoxyribodipyrimidine photo-lyase → MRGIVWLRRDLRLHDQPALTAACQECDEVLPLFVFDEPLLRSREFGSACVNFMLGCLQELSASLAGRGLALQWRLGEPVEAVLQSAREWKADVVYWNRDYEPVAIERDRRVQLALAELGIRTRTFKDHVVFEAEEIRGATGDPLQRYSAYRARWWAKWQASKPAPLASPRSKVSTAVSSPSATRPLPSPVELGYDRVVPWIIPGERQARLRLQEFLGESVHTYGDGRNRPGTDGSSRLSPHFRFGTLSVRTAVHEALAALAKGGRVSRADVLIWIDELVWREFFQQVLSAFPRVAKGPFRDVAVPPVRAPGLERDRLFQAWCQGKTGFPIVDAGMRQLHQTGWMHNRVRMIVASFLIKDLRLDWQSGERYFMQQLLDADVAANNGNWQWCAATGTDAMRGYRIFNPALQSKKFDPDGHYIRAYVPELAHVTGKWIHEPHLMTPDEQVRAGCRIGVEYPSPLVDHAQARREYLDLGKHTVTT
- a CDS encoding DUF523 and DUF1722 domain-containing protein; this encodes MTTGPLRLGISRCLLGDEVRFDGGHKRDNFLTDVLGPYVEWVPVCPEVEAGLGTPREAMRLVGDPAHPRLLTIKSGRDHTRALEKMTTGRLADLGNLDLSGYVFKRGSPSCGVERVRVYTEQAMPSHNGVGIFARAFIEHFPLIPVEEEGRLCDAPLRENFIERVFCYRRYQDLLQNGVTRQAVVRFHTIHKYLLLAHSAQHYQFLGRLVGQAEDHRPKELAIKYGELFMKALAVKATVRKHVNVLQHILGYFKTQLGASQKAELLGVISDYHQGLTPLIVPLTLIKHYVHLFDVGYIRDQVYLNPHPKELMLRNHV